Proteins from one Bacteroidota bacterium genomic window:
- a CDS encoding MBL fold metallo-hydrolase codes for MDRRSVLKKLFITPLMLPSITAFAQDRSNLPLHHGESGFINTDPDFIEAGFTEMAPWILKKLPATFSSSEKIEIPREYNDGSFLNGNKPYTATWIGHATVLIQMEGKTFLTDPVWSDRVGPFKWAGSPRISDPGMSIDKLPPIDFILISHNHYDHLDESSIEEIVDKNPNVKFFVPLRVRDWFEERGIHNVEELDWWEGATFNGLKIICTPSQHFSGRWVNDKNQTLWCSWTVLGQKKLFFAGDSGYCSHFKNIGKKFGPFDLTLIPIGAYEPRRLMKPVHMNPEEAVQTCLDVRGKKLLGIHWGTFVLTDEPMDEPPKKLYDAVTQQQLSKDDYWALKIGETKEW; via the coding sequence ATGGATCGCCGTTCAGTCTTAAAAAAATTATTTATTACTCCATTGATGCTTCCTTCGATTACCGCATTTGCCCAGGACCGATCAAATCTACCATTACATCACGGTGAAAGTGGCTTCATCAACACCGACCCTGATTTTATCGAGGCAGGTTTCACCGAAATGGCGCCCTGGATTTTGAAAAAACTTCCGGCAACATTTTCCTCAAGTGAAAAAATTGAAATTCCGCGTGAATATAATGATGGATCTTTCTTGAACGGCAACAAGCCGTATACGGCAACATGGATCGGTCATGCAACGGTGTTGATTCAAATGGAAGGTAAAACCTTTCTGACGGATCCTGTTTGGTCAGACCGGGTCGGTCCATTCAAATGGGCGGGAAGCCCGCGCATTTCGGATCCCGGCATGTCTATTGACAAACTTCCGCCGATCGATTTCATTCTCATCTCCCATAATCATTACGATCATCTTGACGAATCTTCCATTGAAGAGATTGTCGATAAAAATCCGAATGTAAAATTTTTTGTTCCGTTAAGAGTCCGCGATTGGTTTGAAGAACGTGGAATTCATAATGTAGAAGAGCTTGATTGGTGGGAGGGAGCCACATTCAACGGATTGAAGATTATTTGTACTCCGTCGCAGCACTTTTCGGGGCGATGGGTGAACGACAAAAACCAGACGTTGTGGTGTTCATGGACAGTGCTGGGGCAAAAGAAACTATTTTTCGCCGGCGATTCGGGATATTGCTCTCACTTTAAAAATATCGGAAAAAAATTTGGTCCGTTCGATTTGACGTTAATACCCATTGGAGCGTACGAGCCGCGAAGATTGATGAAACCTGTTCATATGAATCCCGAAGAAGCAGTGCAGACATGTTTGGATGTGAGAGGAAAAAAACTGTTGGGTATCCATTGGGGAACATTTGTGCTGACGGATGAGCCGATGGATGAGCCGCCGAAAAAATTGTATGACGCCGTAACGCAGCAGCAATTATCTAAAGATGATTACTGGGCGCTGAAAATAGGCGAAACAAAAGAGTGGTAA
- a CDS encoding DUF2892 domain-containing protein yields MKNNIGDVERPIRIALGLLITSLAFWGPETPLAYAGLVFVVTGFMRYCPIWHITGVNTNKKIETVKIK; encoded by the coding sequence ATGAAAAACAATATTGGAGATGTTGAACGACCAATTCGTATAGCGCTTGGATTACTGATTACCTCTTTGGCATTTTGGGGACCGGAAACACCACTGGCATATGCAGGGTTAGTTTTTGTTGTAACAGGTTTTATGCGTTACTGTCCTATCTGGCATATCACCGGTGTGAATACAAATAAAAAAATTGAAACAGTAAAAATAAAATAA
- the trxA gene encoding thioredoxin, translating to MTEVLTKETFLTKVFDYEKNQEWKFNGELPAVVDFWAPWCGPCRFLSPIIDELSEEMKGQIQFYKINTDDEQELSSVFGIRSIPSLLFIPKEGKPMMAAGALPKNELVNMINENLLNKKVVVA from the coding sequence ATGACAGAAGTGCTGACAAAAGAGACTTTTTTAACCAAAGTATTTGATTACGAAAAAAACCAGGAATGGAAGTTTAATGGTGAACTTCCGGCGGTGGTGGATTTTTGGGCGCCGTGGTGCGGACCGTGCAGATTTCTCAGTCCCATCATCGATGAACTGTCCGAAGAAATGAAAGGGCAGATACAGTTCTATAAAATAAATACGGATGACGAACAGGAACTTTCCTCAGTCTTTGGCATCCGTTCTATTCCGTCGCTTCTCTTTATCCCAAAAGAAGGTAAACCGATGATGGCTGCCGGCGCATTGCCAAAAAACGAATTGGTGAACATGATCAACGAAAATCTTTTGAACAAGAAAGTCGTTGTTGCATGA
- a CDS encoding rhodanese-like domain-containing protein → MITFKHFLSVVFLIGTVVILSMTSSLQAQQLTASIDISAKEARILLAKDTNAVLLDVRSPGEYTEERIANTPLMPLQFLEKKINELNHYKHKKIVVYCHSGNRSELAVEILREYGFHALNMQGGILQWKAQKFPTISGAVR, encoded by the coding sequence ATGATTACGTTTAAACATTTTCTCTCCGTCGTTTTTTTGATTGGCACTGTTGTTATACTCTCAATGACATCATCATTACAAGCTCAACAATTGACTGCATCCATCGATATCTCGGCGAAAGAGGCGCGAATATTGTTAGCAAAAGATACCAACGCTGTACTCCTGGATGTGCGTTCACCCGGAGAATATACCGAGGAACGAATCGCAAACACACCGTTGATGCCATTGCAATTCTTGGAAAAGAAGATCAATGAGCTGAATCACTACAAGCACAAAAAGATCGTTGTCTATTGTCATTCCGGCAATAGAAGTGAATTAGCCGTCGAGATCTTGCGAGAATACGGTTTTCATGCACTGAATATGCAGGGAGGCATCCTACAATGGAAGGCACAGAAATTCCCAACGATTAGCGGAGCGGTTCGATGA
- a CDS encoding rhodanese-like domain-containing protein — translation MTPDQIFLYAILGIMVIFYIRKQLLARSLNNYSGAQAKEKVRSGSILLDVRTVGERSSHSIPSSLHIPMHELSSRMKELEKYRGKEIICYCASGSRSVNAGIKLKKAGFTVGNLKGGISSWNF, via the coding sequence ATGACCCCAGATCAAATATTTTTATATGCCATTCTTGGCATCATGGTAATTTTTTACATACGAAAACAATTATTAGCACGTTCGCTCAATAACTATTCCGGAGCTCAGGCAAAAGAAAAGGTGCGATCAGGAAGTATTTTGCTGGATGTCCGAACTGTCGGTGAACGGAGTTCACATTCGATTCCATCTTCACTACATATACCGATGCATGAACTTTCTTCACGAATGAAAGAATTGGAAAAATATCGTGGAAAAGAAATTATCTGTTATTGTGCAAGCGGCAGTCGCAGCGTAAATGCCGGAATAAAGTTAAAGAAGGCTGGTTTCACCGTCGGGAATCTCAAAGGAGGAATCTCCTCATGGAATTTCTAA
- a CDS encoding DUF6132 family protein, whose product MEFLKRLNIWQKRGIASVVGAAAGYAYYYYIGCANGTCAITSNPYISTGYGMVIGALLIDKPKSEKKEHNNGTDNTTADKEV is encoded by the coding sequence ATGGAATTTCTAAAACGATTGAATATTTGGCAAAAACGTGGTATTGCTTCTGTCGTCGGAGCCGCTGCTGGCTATGCGTACTATTACTATATTGGTTGTGCAAATGGGACATGTGCCATTACAAGCAATCCGTATATTTCTACCGGATACGGCATGGTAATCGGCGCGCTGCTGATTGACAAACCAAAATCTGAAAAGAAAGAACATAATAATGGAACCGACAACACAACAGCCGATAAAGAAGTTTAA
- a CDS encoding sigma-70 family RNA polymerase sigma factor, translated as MTASLDSHNDTTLIARIKKGDERAFAQLVKRYEQTVWGFAFKLCRNKEKAEESFQDTFINVFRKIDQFDSRSKFSTWLYTIVANNCLMNRRKRKLEGLLESLDEAPDIENEDVQRQLATWDDSPVEVMMNKELREQMDAAIQELPDEYKVVFVLRDLEEKTAEETAKILKLSVPAVKSRLRRSRIFLRHKLHGLMTA; from the coding sequence ATGACGGCATCCCTCGATTCTCATAACGATACGACGTTGATTGCCAGAATCAAAAAAGGTGATGAACGCGCATTTGCTCAGTTGGTAAAGCGATATGAGCAGACTGTGTGGGGATTTGCATTCAAACTTTGTCGAAATAAAGAAAAAGCGGAAGAATCGTTTCAAGATACTTTTATTAATGTGTTTCGGAAGATCGATCAGTTCGACTCACGTTCTAAGTTTTCCACATGGCTCTACACGATTGTTGCGAACAATTGTTTGATGAATCGCCGGAAACGTAAACTGGAAGGACTGCTCGAATCACTGGATGAAGCACCAGATATTGAGAATGAAGATGTCCAGAGACAATTAGCGACGTGGGATGATTCGCCGGTTGAGGTGATGATGAATAAAGAGCTTCGCGAGCAGATGGATGCGGCTATCCAGGAACTTCCCGATGAATATAAAGTTGTGTTTGTTCTGCGCGATTTGGAAGAAAAAACAGCGGAAGAAACAGCAAAGATTCTGAAACTCTCTGTTCCGGCAGTGAAATCACGACTGCGACGATCCAGAATATTTTTACGGCACAAATTACACGGTCTTATGACAGCATGA
- a CDS encoding zf-HC2 domain-containing protein — protein MKQSHGNIKKHIHTLSCGKVYEHLCDNLDAKLDSESCRRIKAHIKGCKNCSALLDSLKKTVYLYKQYPAPALPEQSRKKLFAVIHMEKAKKRPAR, from the coding sequence ATGAAACAATCGCACGGAAATATAAAAAAACATATCCATACACTCTCCTGCGGAAAGGTATATGAGCATCTCTGTGATAATTTGGATGCGAAATTGGATTCCGAATCATGCCGACGTATTAAAGCACATATTAAAGGATGCAAAAATTGCTCAGCACTGCTGGATTCATTGAAGAAGACAGTGTATCTCTACAAACAATATCCCGCCCCCGCTTTACCTGAACAATCGCGTAAAAAACTCTTTGCCGTTATTCACATGGAAAAAGCAAAAAAAAGACCAGCACGCTGA